One segment of Pelecanus crispus isolate bPelCri1 chromosome 2, bPelCri1.pri, whole genome shotgun sequence DNA contains the following:
- the ENY2 gene encoding transcription and mRNA export factor ENY2, producing the protein MNKDAQMRATINQKLIETGERERLKELLRAKLIECGWKDQLKAHCKDVIKEKGLEHVTVDDLVAEITPKGRALVPDSVKKELLQRIRTFLAQHASL; encoded by the exons ATGAATAAAGATGCCCAGATGAGAGCAACCATTAACCAAAAGCTAATAGAAACGGGAGAGCGAGAACG CCTTAAAGAGTTGCTGAGAGCCAAATTAATTGAATGCGGCTGGAAGGATCAGTTGAAGGCACACTGCAAAG AtgtcattaaagaaaaaggattagAGCATGTTACTGTTGATGATTTGGTGGCAGAAATCACTCCCAAAGGCAGAg CCTTGGTACCAGACAGTGTAAAGAAAGAACTCCTGCAAAGAATAAGAACCTTCCTTGCCCAGCATGCCAGTCTTTAA